The Gemmata palustris genome includes a region encoding these proteins:
- a CDS encoding nuclear transport factor 2 family protein, with protein MNPTPAVIAPPFTLETATQKVRLAENAWNTRDPERVALAYTEDSVWRNRSEFPVGRDEIRAFLTRKWERELDYRLVKALWAFTADHIAVRFRYEWHDHTGNWFRSYGNELWEFDERGLMRRREASINDLAIREEERTFFWPAPGPRPADHPGIPDVR; from the coding sequence ATGAACCCGACTCCCGCTGTAATCGCTCCGCCGTTCACCCTGGAAACCGCCACTCAAAAGGTCCGACTGGCCGAGAACGCCTGGAACACCCGCGACCCGGAGCGCGTGGCGCTGGCTTACACCGAGGACTCGGTTTGGCGCAACCGGAGCGAGTTCCCGGTCGGGCGCGACGAGATCCGCGCGTTTCTCACCCGCAAGTGGGAGCGCGAACTCGACTACCGGCTGGTGAAGGCACTGTGGGCGTTCACCGCGGACCACATCGCGGTCCGGTTCCGCTACGAGTGGCACGACCACACCGGGAACTGGTTCCGCAGCTACGGCAACGAGTTGTGGGAGTTCGACGAGCGCGGGCTGATGCGCCGGCGCGAGGCGAGCATCAACGATCTCGCTATTCGCGAAGAGGAGCGGACGTTCTTCTGGCCCGCGCCCGGTCCCCGACCGGCGGACCACCCGGGCATCCCGGACGTGCGGTAA
- the rpsT gene encoding 30S ribosomal protein S20 yields the protein MPHTASAWKRLRKSEKRRRQNRAAAKKLKGQRKEVATAIIGTDATKTTTEVKATQAMLDRAATKGYIHKNKAARLKSRLVKRLRAAATKPAAPAAK from the coding sequence ATGCCTCACACAGCCAGCGCGTGGAAGCGCCTCCGCAAATCCGAAAAGCGCCGCCGCCAGAACCGGGCCGCGGCCAAGAAGCTCAAGGGCCAGCGCAAGGAAGTCGCCACCGCGATCATCGGCACCGACGCGACCAAGACTACGACCGAGGTGAAGGCGACGCAGGCGATGCTCGACCGCGCCGCGACCAAGGGGTACATTCACAAGAACAAGGCCGCCCGACTCAAGTCGCGCCTGGTGAAGCGCCTCCGCGCTGCGGCGACCAAGCCCGCGGCCCCGGCCGCCAAGTAA
- a CDS encoding alpha/beta fold hydrolase yields MIRLAVFAPIAAVALTVGLAGSAVAQQPAPAVKVAHKTVKVGDLDIFYREAGPKDAPAILLLHGFPTSSQMFRNLLSALGDKYRVIAPDYPGYGHSSMPSRDKFKYTFDNLADVIDQFTEKVELKKFALYVQDYGAPVGYRIAVKYPDRITAIVVQNGNAYEEGLDNEFWKPIKAYWKEPTNKDKRNALRDALTYDTTKWQYTHGVKNPELVSPDGAAHDQFLLDRKGNDEIQLDLFLSYGSNPPLYPKWQEYFRKHQPPVLIAWGKNDQIFPAAGAEPYKRDLKTLEFHLLDAGHFALETNGSEIAELMRNFLGKHVNKK; encoded by the coding sequence ATGATCCGCCTGGCAGTATTCGCCCCGATTGCCGCCGTCGCGTTGACGGTCGGGCTGGCTGGTTCCGCCGTCGCTCAACAGCCGGCGCCTGCCGTTAAGGTGGCGCACAAGACAGTGAAAGTTGGTGACCTGGACATCTTCTACCGTGAAGCCGGACCGAAGGACGCCCCCGCGATCCTTCTGCTCCACGGGTTCCCAACCAGCTCGCAGATGTTCCGCAACCTGCTCTCGGCACTGGGCGATAAGTACCGCGTGATCGCGCCCGATTACCCCGGGTACGGCCACAGTTCAATGCCGTCGCGAGACAAGTTCAAGTACACCTTCGACAACCTCGCGGACGTGATCGATCAGTTCACCGAGAAAGTGGAGCTCAAGAAATTCGCCCTCTATGTGCAGGACTACGGGGCGCCGGTCGGATACCGGATCGCGGTCAAGTACCCGGACCGCATCACCGCGATCGTGGTGCAGAACGGTAACGCCTACGAAGAGGGTTTGGACAATGAGTTCTGGAAGCCCATCAAGGCGTACTGGAAGGAACCTACTAACAAGGACAAGCGCAATGCCCTCCGCGATGCCCTGACTTACGACACCACCAAGTGGCAGTACACGCACGGGGTCAAGAACCCCGAACTGGTCAGCCCGGACGGTGCGGCCCACGACCAGTTCCTGCTCGACCGCAAGGGGAACGATGAGATCCAGCTCGACCTGTTCCTGAGTTACGGCAGCAACCCGCCGCTGTACCCGAAGTGGCAGGAGTACTTCCGCAAGCACCAGCCGCCGGTGCTGATCGCGTGGGGCAAGAACGACCAGATCTTCCCCGCGGCCGGGGCCGAGCCGTACAAGCGCGACCTGAAGACGCTCGAGTTCCACCTCCTGGACGCGGGGCACTTCGCCCTGGAAACGAACGGGAGCGAGATCGCCGAACTGATGCGCAACTTCCTCGGTAAGCACGTGAACAAGAAATAA
- a CDS encoding HEAT repeat domain-containing protein, producing MRRLFAAIGTCGLAVGVAGGNPPAPVSPAPGANVSTGAPAVPSRVAQLIARLGAEDFRDRESAVAELEKSGPGAIPLLRDATKSDDPEVRRRAAGILFRLERNVDSAALLVPKKIALAYRDTPLGSAINDLKARTKLNLALDTTRIADPLRKVTCVTAGEVPVWEALEQFCAAAGLREAHRLELDVPKQQPQGRRVYVPPPAPPAPDAVPVVLIDGSGERLPGARDSAVRVLVMPRKFPGHRVTLGTGDTTLCFDVAPIPGLNWQDVVGVKIHKLVDDAGRTGGAGTARPFAQGNGEFEGVVAWGGGMGFVGGGFGRFDPRTGMPIPPETLPNPRMVSVPLKLGTPNARTLKRLEGYVLGEIQVPNQNLITITNPAKNTGTAFDGAGQTRLTVMAVGEPKGNAGVTVQLRLEYPSPWAVNARRGFNPGGIWPESPRATQTPTVQAYDASGKQMLTQRSTGDYNDSSDDGTMMFQHITMTFRKDAGAPAKVVLVGPRPVIVEVPFVMENVQLP from the coding sequence ATGAGGCGGTTGTTCGCGGCGATCGGAACTTGCGGGCTGGCCGTCGGCGTCGCGGGGGGGAACCCACCCGCTCCTGTGTCCCCCGCGCCCGGGGCGAACGTATCCACGGGCGCGCCCGCGGTCCCGTCGCGGGTCGCTCAACTGATTGCGCGCCTCGGGGCCGAGGACTTCCGCGACCGCGAATCGGCCGTTGCGGAACTGGAGAAGTCCGGTCCCGGCGCGATCCCGCTCCTGCGCGACGCGACCAAATCGGACGACCCCGAAGTTCGGCGCCGGGCCGCCGGCATCCTCTTCCGCCTCGAGCGGAACGTCGACAGTGCGGCCCTGCTGGTTCCGAAGAAAATCGCGCTCGCGTACCGCGACACGCCCCTCGGCAGCGCGATCAACGATCTGAAAGCGCGCACCAAACTGAACCTTGCGCTCGACACCACCCGAATCGCGGACCCGCTTCGGAAAGTCACGTGCGTGACCGCGGGCGAGGTTCCGGTGTGGGAGGCGCTCGAACAGTTCTGCGCCGCGGCCGGGTTGCGGGAGGCCCACCGGCTCGAACTCGACGTGCCGAAGCAGCAACCGCAGGGGCGCCGGGTGTACGTCCCCCCGCCGGCCCCGCCGGCCCCGGACGCGGTGCCCGTGGTGCTCATTGATGGCTCGGGCGAGCGCCTGCCCGGTGCCCGCGACTCCGCGGTTCGTGTTCTCGTGATGCCACGTAAGTTCCCGGGCCACCGCGTTACCCTCGGTACGGGCGACACGACGCTGTGCTTCGACGTCGCGCCGATCCCGGGGCTGAACTGGCAGGACGTCGTGGGGGTGAAGATCCACAAACTCGTGGACGACGCCGGGCGCACCGGCGGGGCCGGGACCGCCCGGCCGTTCGCGCAGGGTAACGGCGAGTTCGAGGGCGTCGTCGCGTGGGGCGGGGGGATGGGGTTCGTCGGGGGCGGCTTCGGCCGGTTCGACCCGCGGACCGGGATGCCGATCCCGCCCGAAACGCTCCCGAACCCGCGGATGGTGAGCGTGCCGCTCAAGCTCGGCACGCCGAACGCTCGCACGCTTAAGCGATTAGAGGGCTACGTGCTCGGCGAGATCCAGGTTCCGAACCAGAACCTCATCACGATCACCAACCCGGCGAAGAACACGGGGACCGCGTTCGACGGCGCCGGGCAAACGCGCCTGACCGTGATGGCGGTGGGCGAGCCGAAGGGGAACGCGGGCGTCACGGTGCAACTGCGGTTGGAATACCCCTCGCCGTGGGCGGTGAACGCGCGCCGCGGGTTCAACCCGGGCGGCATCTGGCCGGAATCGCCGCGCGCGACCCAGACCCCGACCGTGCAGGCGTACGATGCGAGCGGCAAGCAGATGCTCACCCAGCGCAGCACGGGCGACTACAACGACTCGAGCGACGACGGGACGATGATGTTCCAGCACATCACCATGACGTTCCGCAAGGACGCCGGCGCGCCGGCGAAGGTGGTCCTCGTCGGCCCGCGCCCGGTGATCGTCGAAGTGCCCTTCGTGATGGAAAACGTGCAGTTGCCATAA
- a CDS encoding catalase family peroxidase — protein sequence MPSALITDLLDVLDKLSGGAHAGFRPAHAKGFLYSGTFAPAPEAAKLTRAPHANRPSTPITVRFSLSGGIPTLADNDPKGSSPQGFAVRFHLADHVHTDIIAHSHNGFPARTGEEFLEFLRAVAASGPDAPTPPPVAQFLATHPLTRKFVEAPKPIPSSFARQAFFAVTAFKFTNADGVSRFGRFRLVPDAGTEFLSAEQAATKTTDFLVAELSERLTKGAVTFRVVVQLAQDGDEVTDATAVWPESREQVPFGTLTITERVDELDPEMRKVIFDPIPRVDGIDSAGDPLTDVRSDIYLLSGRRRRAAAAK from the coding sequence ATGCCGTCCGCACTGATTACCGACCTGCTCGACGTCCTCGACAAACTCTCCGGAGGCGCGCACGCCGGGTTCCGACCGGCGCACGCAAAGGGGTTCCTGTACTCCGGCACCTTCGCTCCCGCACCCGAAGCCGCAAAACTGACCCGTGCGCCGCACGCGAACCGGCCGTCCACTCCTATTACTGTGCGGTTCTCGCTGTCCGGCGGAATCCCGACCCTGGCCGATAACGATCCGAAGGGGTCGAGTCCGCAAGGGTTCGCGGTCCGGTTTCACCTGGCCGACCACGTCCACACGGACATCATCGCCCACTCGCACAACGGCTTCCCGGCCCGAACGGGGGAAGAGTTCCTGGAGTTCCTGCGTGCGGTCGCGGCCAGCGGTCCCGATGCGCCCACGCCGCCACCGGTCGCGCAGTTCCTCGCCACGCACCCCCTGACGAGGAAGTTCGTCGAAGCCCCGAAGCCGATCCCGTCGAGTTTCGCCCGACAAGCGTTCTTCGCCGTGACCGCGTTCAAGTTCACGAATGCGGATGGAGTAAGCCGATTCGGGCGGTTCCGCCTCGTGCCGGACGCGGGGACGGAGTTCCTGAGCGCTGAACAAGCCGCGACGAAGACCACGGACTTCCTCGTGGCCGAGCTTTCGGAGCGCTTAACGAAGGGTGCGGTCACGTTCCGCGTTGTGGTGCAACTGGCCCAAGACGGGGACGAGGTGACCGACGCGACGGCCGTGTGGCCCGAGTCCCGCGAGCAGGTTCCGTTCGGAACACTCACCATTACGGAACGGGTCGATGAACTGGACCCGGAAATGCGGAAGGTTATTTTTGACCCGATCCCGCGCGTGGACGGAATCGACTCCGCGGGCGACCCGCTCACCGACGTCCGGTCCGATATCTACCTGCTGAGCGGTCGGCGCCGCCGGGCGGCCGCAGCGAAGTAA
- a CDS encoding leucine-rich repeat domain-containing protein, with amino-acid sequence MQLAVIIALLAWQGAPAVERERGTVHIVERLGGRVDYGPKGAVVRVVLKRAKLDETALKSLPALTSLQELDLYGSTIGDDGAKYLASFQQLAALNLHYTGITATGLKALTALPALTSLDVSGNLIADDVLETLSSMKLLTSLNLSDTSITDARLKSLTRLKSLTRLQLANTAVSDAGLKQLSSLDRLVALDLSLTSVSSLGLKHLVSLSNLAYLDVSNNGDLGDNALRYVAAFKKLETLILSGTGVTDDGMKECARITTLSNLQLADTALTDEGLKSLAPLIRLTSLDLHSTRISDLGLKELAPLRGLKSLKVGATDITDAGLKHLLQFKRLAHLSLDSTEVTDKGVGHLILLANLMELDLASTKVTDEGLKTLASYKGQLVALNLDSTLITDKGAAHLGEIVSLATLGLDNTRLTDEGLKHLAKCVKLECLLVTKCKVSDAGLGDVAKMKKLTYLALWKTSVTDAGIKELNKNLPKCRIDISIDAYLGASGTLFKSQLSP; translated from the coding sequence ATGCAGCTCGCCGTTATTATTGCTTTGTTGGCTTGGCAAGGCGCTCCCGCGGTCGAACGCGAACGCGGCACCGTTCACATCGTTGAACGGCTGGGTGGGCGAGTGGATTACGGCCCGAAGGGAGCGGTGGTGCGGGTTGTTCTCAAACGCGCTAAGCTCGACGAGACGGCTCTCAAATCCCTTCCGGCGCTGACTTCACTCCAAGAACTGGACCTCTACGGCAGCACGATCGGAGACGACGGAGCGAAGTACCTGGCGTCGTTTCAGCAACTCGCCGCTTTAAATCTTCACTACACCGGCATCACGGCCACCGGACTCAAGGCACTGACCGCGTTGCCGGCCCTCACGTCATTAGATGTCAGCGGGAATCTCATCGCCGACGACGTGCTTGAAACGCTCTCGTCCATGAAGTTGCTGACTTCTCTCAATCTCTCGGACACGTCGATAACCGACGCCCGCCTCAAGAGCTTGACCCGCCTCAAGAGCTTGACCCGTTTGCAACTCGCGAATACCGCAGTGTCGGACGCCGGATTAAAGCAACTGAGTTCGCTCGATCGTCTGGTGGCCTTGGACCTGAGTCTAACGAGCGTATCGAGCCTCGGTCTCAAGCACCTCGTTTCGCTCAGTAACCTCGCTTACCTCGACGTGAGCAATAACGGTGACTTGGGGGACAATGCCTTACGATACGTGGCGGCGTTCAAAAAACTGGAGACGCTGATTCTCAGTGGCACCGGCGTGACCGATGACGGCATGAAGGAGTGCGCCCGTATCACAACGCTCTCGAACTTGCAACTCGCTGATACAGCTCTGACCGACGAGGGCCTCAAATCTCTTGCACCGCTCATTCGTCTCACCTCTCTCGACCTGCACAGCACACGGATTTCTGATCTCGGGCTGAAGGAGCTGGCGCCACTACGGGGCCTGAAATCGCTGAAGGTTGGCGCGACGGACATTACCGATGCCGGGCTAAAACACCTGCTCCAGTTCAAACGCCTCGCGCACCTTTCACTCGACTCGACGGAGGTAACGGACAAGGGGGTTGGTCACCTTATTCTGCTGGCGAATTTAATGGAATTGGATCTTGCGTCTACGAAGGTGACCGACGAGGGGCTTAAGACTCTGGCATCGTACAAGGGGCAACTCGTTGCTCTCAACCTTGATTCGACTTTGATCACCGATAAAGGTGCCGCGCATCTCGGCGAAATTGTTTCTCTCGCCACGCTCGGTCTGGACAACACTCGCCTGACGGACGAGGGACTGAAACACCTGGCTAAGTGCGTGAAACTCGAGTGTTTACTCGTCACCAAATGCAAAGTGTCCGACGCCGGGCTCGGAGATGTCGCCAAAATGAAGAAGCTGACTTATTTAGCGCTCTGGAAGACCTCGGTGACAGATGCTGGTATCAAAGAACTCAATAAGAATTTGCCGAAATGTCGCATCGATATATCAATAGATGCGTATCTCGGAGCTAGTGGCACTTTGTTCAAGAGTCAACTTTCACCTTAA
- a CDS encoding sigma-54-dependent Fis family transcriptional regulator has protein sequence MSISQIVPLFADPKRLLLDMAREHRLPELLRMVVTRTAESARVALARIWLVQRTADCAGCSTAAECSGRPTCLHLVASAGRSVVDSGVEWTRLDGAFQHVPLGVRKVGRIAATGEPIEVPDLSSPEPPEWVARPDWVRAEGIAGFGGQPLVHRDQVLGVLAVFARGGIGAECMGWLRTIADHAAAAIATARAFEQIEELRAKLELENEYLREEVTRTGAFGELVGGGPALEAVARQIDLVAPTDSAVLLLGESGTGKELVAREVHRRSKRAARPLVKVNCAAVPRELYESEFFGHARGAFTGALRDRAGRFELADGGTLFLDEVGEIPLELQAKLLRVLQEGELERVGEERTRKINVRLIAATNRDLRAEAEAGRFRQDLYYRLSVFPVELPPLRKRGEDIPLLAEHFLALTARKLGRPKPRLTLANVQQLQRYHWPGNVRELQHVIERAVITADGSRLTIDLPTSSLGSASKAPTTAVAVGDERVLTDAEVRELEANNIRVALRQAKGKVSGSGGAAELLGVKPTTLASRIKVLGLVPR, from the coding sequence ATGAGCATATCCCAAATCGTTCCGTTGTTTGCCGATCCTAAGCGGTTGCTGCTCGATATGGCCCGCGAGCACCGGTTGCCGGAACTGCTGCGGATGGTCGTCACGCGGACGGCGGAGTCCGCGCGGGTGGCGCTCGCTCGAATCTGGTTGGTGCAGCGGACCGCGGACTGTGCGGGGTGCTCGACGGCGGCCGAGTGCAGCGGTCGGCCCACGTGCCTCCATTTGGTCGCGAGCGCGGGGCGATCCGTGGTCGATTCGGGGGTCGAATGGACCCGGCTCGATGGGGCGTTCCAGCACGTTCCGCTGGGTGTGCGCAAGGTCGGGCGGATCGCGGCGACCGGTGAACCGATCGAGGTTCCCGATCTCTCATCGCCCGAGCCGCCCGAGTGGGTCGCGCGCCCCGACTGGGTACGAGCGGAGGGCATCGCGGGGTTCGGCGGTCAGCCGCTCGTTCACCGCGATCAGGTGCTCGGCGTACTGGCGGTTTTCGCACGCGGGGGAATCGGCGCGGAGTGTATGGGCTGGTTGCGGACCATTGCCGACCACGCCGCCGCTGCAATTGCGACCGCGCGGGCGTTCGAGCAGATCGAGGAGTTGCGCGCCAAACTGGAGCTGGAGAACGAGTACCTGCGCGAAGAAGTGACGCGGACCGGCGCGTTCGGCGAGTTAGTTGGGGGCGGTCCGGCGCTCGAAGCGGTCGCGCGCCAGATCGACTTGGTCGCGCCAACGGATTCGGCCGTTCTTCTTTTGGGGGAGAGCGGCACCGGAAAGGAACTGGTCGCGCGAGAGGTGCATCGCCGGAGCAAGCGAGCCGCTCGGCCGCTCGTAAAAGTGAACTGCGCCGCGGTGCCGCGCGAGTTGTACGAGAGCGAGTTCTTCGGTCACGCGAGGGGGGCGTTCACCGGCGCGCTGCGCGACCGGGCGGGGCGGTTCGAGTTGGCCGACGGCGGAACGCTGTTCCTCGACGAGGTGGGAGAAATCCCGCTGGAACTTCAGGCGAAATTGCTCCGCGTACTTCAAGAAGGCGAACTGGAGCGCGTGGGCGAAGAGCGCACCCGGAAAATCAACGTGCGGCTCATCGCGGCTACCAACCGCGACCTCCGTGCGGAAGCCGAGGCCGGGCGGTTCCGGCAAGACCTCTACTACCGGCTGAGTGTGTTCCCGGTGGAGCTGCCGCCGCTCCGCAAGCGCGGGGAAGATATCCCGCTTCTGGCCGAACACTTCCTCGCATTGACCGCACGCAAGCTCGGGCGCCCGAAGCCGCGACTCACACTGGCGAACGTCCAGCAACTTCAGCGGTACCACTGGCCGGGGAACGTCCGCGAGTTGCAGCACGTCATCGAGCGCGCGGTCATTACGGCCGACGGCTCGCGCCTGACCATTGACCTGCCCACGAGTTCCCTCGGGTCCGCGAGCAAAGCGCCAACCACGGCGGTAGCGGTCGGGGACGAGCGCGTGCTGACCGATGCCGAGGTGCGAGAACTGGAAGCGAACAACATCCGCGTCGCGCTGCGGCAAGCGAAGGGGAAGGTGTCCGGTTCGGGTGGGGCCGCCGAACTGCTCGGGGTGAAGCCGACGACTCTCGCGTCGCGGATCAAAGTTCTGGGGCTCGTGCCGCGATGA
- a CDS encoding MgtC/SapB family protein yields the protein MSGWGQQIWDTIREEFSDISDVAQVTRIILRLVIAAVLGGVLGYERESKGRAAGTRTHMLVAIGAALFVLIPQQAKVSDADLTRVLQGLVAGIGFLGAGTIVRGTGQEDVKGLTTAAGIWLTAAIGVAAGMGREATAVLATALALFVLYAVPKLTQSFGHQNGSPPQSPPPQGKAKSKK from the coding sequence ATGAGCGGGTGGGGGCAACAAATTTGGGACACCATTCGTGAGGAATTCTCAGACATTTCCGATGTCGCGCAGGTGACCCGCATCATACTCCGGTTGGTGATCGCCGCGGTGCTGGGCGGGGTATTGGGGTACGAGCGGGAATCCAAGGGACGCGCGGCGGGAACCCGGACGCACATGCTGGTGGCGATCGGCGCGGCCCTCTTCGTGCTGATCCCGCAGCAGGCCAAAGTATCGGACGCGGACCTCACCCGCGTGCTGCAGGGGCTCGTTGCCGGGATCGGGTTCTTGGGTGCCGGGACCATTGTCCGGGGAACGGGGCAGGAGGACGTAAAAGGTCTGACGACTGCGGCGGGCATCTGGTTGACCGCCGCGATCGGAGTTGCCGCGGGCATGGGGCGCGAGGCCACCGCGGTGCTGGCGACCGCGCTGGCTCTCTTCGTGCTGTACGCGGTTCCCAAACTCACGCAGTCATTCGGCCACCAAAACGGATCGCCCCCGCAGTCCCCACCGCCCCAGGGCAAAGCCAAGTCGAAAAAGTGA
- a CDS encoding carboxymuconolactone decarboxylase family protein produces MSRISQIHPDTATGRAKELLTAVKGKLGLVPNMTRAMANSPAVLDGYLQFSGALSKGTLSAKFREQIALAVSQANGCEYCLGAHSAVGKMVGLTTEQIRDSRLGTTVDPKADAVLRFARRVVETRGRVDVSDLNEVREAGFGDEVIAEVIAHVALNVFTNYFNEAVKTDLDFPKAEALPDQRLQASTAE; encoded by the coding sequence ATGTCCCGTATCAGCCAAATCCATCCCGACACTGCGACCGGCCGGGCCAAAGAACTACTGACAGCCGTGAAGGGGAAGCTCGGGCTGGTCCCGAACATGACCCGCGCGATGGCGAACTCCCCGGCGGTTCTCGATGGCTACCTGCAATTCAGTGGCGCGCTGAGCAAGGGCACACTGTCGGCCAAGTTCCGCGAACAAATCGCCCTCGCGGTGTCACAAGCAAACGGGTGCGAGTACTGCCTCGGAGCGCACTCCGCTGTCGGCAAGATGGTCGGGCTGACGACCGAGCAGATCCGTGATAGCCGACTCGGAACCACGGTGGACCCGAAGGCGGACGCGGTGCTCCGGTTCGCGCGCCGGGTGGTCGAGACGCGCGGTCGGGTCGATGTCAGCGACCTCAACGAAGTTCGCGAAGCCGGCTTCGGTGACGAGGTGATCGCCGAAGTGATCGCACACGTCGCGCTCAACGTCTTCACGAACTACTTCAACGAAGCCGTTAAGACGGACCTCGATTTCCCCAAAGCGGAAGCCCTGCCCGATCAACGGTTGCAGGCAAGCACCGCCGAATAG
- a CDS encoding DUF417 family protein, with translation MNRINQLFELAARADKFGIALTRVGLIVVLVWIGGLKIFKYEDEGIVPFVANSPLMNFFYQQPAGEYRKHMNREGELVPANREWHEQNGTYLFAYGLGSVIVAYGVLIALHPVFPGVSAVGSFLVFVMSFATLSFLITTPECWVPPLGSTEHGFPLLSGAGRLVIKDAIMMGAALVTMADSAKAHLRKRDAKSAVAA, from the coding sequence ATGAACCGGATCAACCAACTGTTCGAGCTGGCCGCGCGAGCGGACAAATTTGGTATCGCCCTGACCCGCGTCGGGCTAATCGTGGTGCTGGTGTGGATCGGCGGCCTCAAGATCTTCAAGTACGAGGACGAGGGAATCGTCCCGTTCGTGGCCAACAGTCCTCTCATGAATTTCTTCTACCAACAACCCGCGGGCGAATACCGTAAGCACATGAACCGCGAGGGCGAGTTGGTGCCCGCCAACCGCGAGTGGCACGAGCAAAACGGGACGTACCTGTTCGCCTACGGCCTCGGTTCGGTGATCGTCGCTTACGGAGTCCTCATCGCACTCCACCCGGTGTTCCCGGGAGTCTCGGCCGTCGGCAGCTTCTTGGTGTTCGTGATGTCGTTCGCGACGCTCTCGTTCCTGATTACCACGCCCGAGTGCTGGGTGCCACCACTCGGGAGCACGGAGCACGGTTTCCCGCTCCTGTCCGGCGCGGGGCGGCTCGTCATCAAGGACGCAATCATGATGGGCGCGGCACTGGTCACGATGGCCGATTCTGCAAAAGCGCATTTGCGAAAGCGGGACGCGAAGTCGGCAGTCGCGGCTTGA
- a CDS encoding pyridoxamine 5'-phosphate oxidase family protein translates to MREYASDVAFTPAVKAVQEQKGSRKGYARMERSGSWETTVTPELAAFIAERDMFYLGTATADGQPYIQHRGGPTGFLKVIDERTLGFADFGGNKQYLTLGNLSENPKAFIFLMDYANRQRVKLWGTARVIEGDADLEAKLRDPTYPGKVERGILFTVEAWDGNCHQHIHPRYTNEEIAPVVEKLQTRITELEAEVKRLRAAAPASPQ, encoded by the coding sequence ATGCGAGAATACGCGAGTGACGTCGCCTTCACCCCCGCGGTGAAGGCCGTTCAGGAACAAAAGGGTTCCCGAAAAGGGTACGCCCGGATGGAGCGCAGCGGCAGTTGGGAAACCACGGTTACGCCCGAACTGGCCGCCTTTATCGCCGAACGAGACATGTTCTACCTGGGCACCGCGACCGCCGACGGGCAGCCGTACATCCAGCACCGCGGCGGCCCGACGGGGTTCCTGAAAGTCATTGACGAACGCACGCTCGGGTTCGCCGACTTCGGCGGCAACAAGCAGTACCTTACGCTGGGCAACCTGTCCGAGAACCCGAAGGCGTTCATCTTCCTGATGGACTACGCGAACCGCCAGCGCGTGAAGCTGTGGGGCACCGCGCGAGTGATTGAGGGCGACGCGGACCTGGAAGCGAAGCTCCGCGACCCGACGTACCCCGGCAAGGTGGAGCGGGGGATCCTATTCACGGTTGAAGCGTGGGACGGTAATTGCCACCAGCACATTCACCCGCGGTACACGAACGAAGAGATCGCCCCGGTCGTCGAGAAGCTCCAGACGCGAATCACGGAACTGGAAGCCGAAGTCAAACGGTTACGCGCGGCCGCTCCCGCCAGCCCTCAGTGA
- the tsf gene encoding translation elongation factor Ts: protein MPAVTPQMVKQLRDRTDQPMGLCKQALDENAGEMEKAIDWLRERSKGVTAKREGNETAEGRVGAFVDNAAKVAAIVEMRCESAPSAKSDQFIALANDLAKHAAGSKAADAPALLVEPFGSTGTVQDRINDVVGVIREKMVLHRFQRLEGGVYGGYVHHDGTVGVVIECKGAAANDELLRDVAAHIAALNPPYATTADVPADVVEKEKGLVKADMDADPKNTGKPANILDKIAEGKLRTRLSEVVLSEQPMANAGKYPNTSVGAALKKAGLEPVRFVRFKVGAVAL from the coding sequence ATGCCAGCCGTAACGCCGCAGATGGTCAAGCAGCTCCGCGACCGGACCGACCAGCCGATGGGCCTGTGCAAGCAGGCGCTGGACGAGAACGCCGGGGAGATGGAGAAGGCCATCGACTGGCTGCGCGAGCGCAGCAAGGGCGTGACCGCGAAGCGCGAGGGCAACGAGACCGCCGAGGGGCGGGTCGGGGCGTTCGTCGACAACGCCGCGAAGGTCGCCGCGATCGTCGAGATGCGGTGCGAGAGCGCGCCCTCGGCCAAGAGCGACCAGTTCATCGCGCTGGCCAACGACCTCGCGAAGCACGCCGCGGGCAGCAAGGCCGCGGACGCGCCCGCGCTGCTCGTGGAGCCGTTCGGTAGCACCGGCACCGTGCAGGACCGCATCAACGACGTCGTCGGCGTGATCCGCGAGAAGATGGTGCTGCACCGCTTCCAGCGGCTCGAGGGCGGCGTGTACGGCGGCTACGTTCACCACGACGGCACCGTCGGCGTGGTGATCGAGTGCAAGGGCGCGGCCGCGAACGACGAACTGCTCCGCGACGTGGCGGCCCACATCGCGGCCCTCAACCCGCCCTACGCGACCACCGCGGACGTGCCGGCCGACGTGGTGGAGAAGGAAAAGGGCCTCGTCAAAGCGGACATGGACGCCGACCCGAAGAACACCGGGAAGCCCGCGAACATTCTGGACAAGATCGCCGAGGGCAAGCTCCGCACGCGCCTGTCCGAAGTCGTGCTGAGCGAGCAGCCGATGGCGAACGCGGGCAAGTACCCGAACACCAGCGTGGGCGCCGCGCTGAAGAAGGCCGGGCTGGAGCCGGTCCGGTTCGTCCGCTTCAAAGTCGGCGCCGTCGCCTTGTAA